A single region of the Lycium barbarum isolate Lr01 chromosome 2, ASM1917538v2, whole genome shotgun sequence genome encodes:
- the LOC132627326 gene encoding uncharacterized protein LOC132627326: MVELKAKCLKKAVVPSTLIEHPSPGNLQSTRLAIHMNDDDKDSSCWVYIASGCHIYRVLIPMENSLLNLGKEDLLIPEQCEVLEASMVNCCPHRSEIQSIVLAETESSGCLILGSVDSYGHLIVSRLDASGKDVNRLTYSVSPRDCGVGEASWAGLCFNPTQLSMAAVAHGFSKTIDVYDQDIHIRTLRSLWHPSSVIFMQNLDLGSGNSVLAVAEGCQLSIWDLRMKEKGGCLRRICGSVGDILYAVCNSSKGTIATGGADRTVTVYDPRRWSAVSRWLNCSKYEITGLAFSSVDPEYVYVQGVDYEVLCGRWRESKKNFSYRGDSNWLGFSKCSDRDVLGGWSDSGSIFVADIGEVNGVNGLHLPSDLDSLLQQPPNEFPFSASRTYSILCPPLVFTD; encoded by the exons ATGGTTGAGTTGAAGGCAAAATGTTTGAAGAAAGCAGTTGTTCCTTCTACTCTTATAGAGCACCCTTCCCCTGGCAATCTTCAGTCTACTCGTCTTGCCATTCAT atgaatgatgatgataaggaTTCTTCTTGTTGGGTCTACATTGCTTCTGGTTGCCACATTTACAGAGTTCTT ATTCCAATGGAAAATTCATTGCTCAACCTAGGAAAGGAGGACCTCCTAATTCCTGAACAATGTGAG GTTCTAGAGGCTTCAATGGTCAATTGCTGCCCGCATCGATCAGAAATCCAAAGTATAGTGCTAGCTGAAACTGAAA GCTCTGGTTGCTTAATACTGGGAAGCGTGGATTCTTATGGTCACCTTATTGTCTCTAGATTGGATGCCAGTGGTAAAG ATGTCAACAGGCTTACATATTCTGTCTCTCCTCGAGATTGCGGTGTTGGAGAAGCTAGCTGGGCAGGCCTTTGCTTCAATCCCACTCAATTGTcaatg GCAGCTGTGGCTCACGGTTTCTCCAAAACCATTGATGTCTATGACCAAGATATTCATATCCGCACTTTACGTTC ATTGTGGCATCCATCTTCAGTTATCTTCATGCAAAATTTGGATTTAGGCAGTGGAAATTCTGTACTAGCAGTTGCAGAAGGTTGCCAG CTGTCAATATGGGACTTGAGAATGAAAGAAAAAGGGGGTTGTCTGCGTCGAATCTGTGGATCTGTAGGAGATATCTTGTATGCAGTCTGTAATTCTTCAAAAGGTACTATTGCTACAGGTGGAGCTGATCGCACTGTGACTGTCTATGATCCTCGCAG GTGGTCAGCAGTGTCGAGATGGCTAAACTGCTCTAAGTATGAG ATAACTGGACTTGCTTTCTCTTCCGTTGATCCTGAATATGTTTATGTACAAGGAGTTGACTACGAG GTCCTATGTGGACGATGGCGAGAAAGCAAGAAAAATTTTTCATATCGAGGAGATTCTAACTGGCTTGGATTTAGCAAG TGTTCAGACAGGGATGTCTTGGGGGGTTGGTCCGACTCAGGTAGCATATTTGTGGCTGATATCGGTGAAGTAAATGGAGTGAATGGATTACACCTGCCAAGCGACTTAGATTCTCTGCTGCAACAACCTCCGAATGAATTTCCTTTCTCTGCATCCCGCACTTACTCCATTTTGTGCCCTCCGCTTGTGTTCACCGATTGA
- the LOC132627327 gene encoding protein BYPASS1-LIKE-like, with translation MPITEYQGASASFTNFGRSLLSMRRDQVHSMESAHEATSQDIELEAFQKQVAERFNELSNVDSDKLLSIQWIRKLLDVFLCCQEQFRSILFNNVSNLNKAPMDRYVMEYFDRSVKGLDVCNAIRDGIEQIKQWQKQLEIVLCALENQRGSVGEGQFRRAKKALIDLAIGMLDDKEANTSVSHRNRSFGRNNNSNSNDHHRSLGHFRSLSWSVSRNWSAARQLQAIGNNLTAPKNNEIVATNGLALAVFTMSYVLYFVMWALVAAIPCQDRGLQTHFYVTRQFVWGVPLLSLHERILEESKKRDRRNACGLLKEIHEMEKCAHHMNELIDGVHFPITEEKDGEVKQRVNELGIVYDGLKNGLDPLERQVREAFHRIVRSRTEGLDSIGRGNHE, from the coding sequence atgcCAATTACAGAATATCAAGGGGCATCAGCATCATTCACAAATTTTGGAAGGTCTTTATTGAGTATGCGCCGTGATCAGGTGCATTCAATGGAGTCTGCTCATGAAGCAACTAGCCAAGACATAGAACTCGAAGCTTTTCAAAAACAAGTAGCTGAACGTTTCAATGAATTGTCTAATGTTGATTCGGATAAATTGCTTTCGATTCAATGGATTCGTAAGCTATTAGATGTGTTCCTTTGTTGCCAGGAGCAATTCAGGTCCATTTTATTCAACAATGTTAGTAACTTAAATAAAGCTCCTATGGACCGTTATGTAATGGAGTATTTTGATAGGAGTGTTAAAGGATTGGATGTTTGTAACGCGATAAGGGATGGGATTGAACAGATTAAGCAGTGGCAGAAGCAATTGGAGATTGTTCTTTGTGCATTGGAGAATCAGAGAGGGAGTGTTGGTGAAGGCCAATTTCGTCGTGCTAAAAAGGCGCTGATTGATTTGGCGATTGGTATGCTTGATGATAAGGAGGCTAATACATCTGTTTCACATAGAAACAGGTCATTTGggagaaataataatagtaatagtaatgaTCATCATAGGTCTTTGGGGCATTTTAGATCGTTATCGTGGAGTGTATCGAGGAATTGGTCTGCTGCTAGGCAGTTACAAGCGATCGGTAACAACTTAACTGCTCCGAAAAATAATGAAATTGTTGCTACTAATGGATTAGCTTTGGCTGTTTTTACAATGAGTTATGTGTTGTATTTTGTAATGTGGGCACTTGTGGCCGCGATACCTTGCCAGGATCGCGGGTTGCAAACACATTTTTATGTGACTAGGCAATTCGTTTGGGGTGTTCCGCTGTTATCCCTACACGAAAGGATTTTGGAGGAATCGAAGAAGAGGGATCGTAGGAACGCTTGTGGATTGTTGAAGGAGATTCATGAGATGGAGAAATGTGCTCACCATATGAATGAATTGATCGATGGTGTTCATTTCCCGATCACAGAGGAAAAAGATGGAGAAGTGAAGCAAAGAGTGAATGAACTTGGGATTGTTTATGATGGTTTAAAGAATGGATTGGACCCGTTGGAGCGCCAGGTCAGAGAAGCTTTCCATAGGATCGTTCGGAGCAGGACTGAAGGCCTAGACTCTATCGGACGAGGAAATCATGAGTGA